The Gammaproteobacteria bacterium genomic sequence CCTCTGGCCTTCGTCTGCGCCGTCTCCGCCAGAGCGTGAGCGGTCTGTGCCTTGTCGACGCGTTGCCTGACGGACTCGAATGCTCGCAACGCTTCGGCGCGCCTCGATTCCTCGATCTTGGCCGCCGAACCCTGTTCTTCCAGTCTTGTGACGTCCTGTTGCAGGCGCTCGTACTTTTCGATCTGTTCCTCCAACTCGCCCAGTTGCGCCCGTGCCTCCCCGTCACCTGACTTCGCTTTTTCGGCCTCCACCCGGGCCTTCTGCAGTTCCCCGGTCTCCGACCCTCTGTTCAATGTGAAGTATCGCTTGTAGATGCCTTCGACCCTCGGAACCAACCCGCTGTCGGCCAGTTCCTCACCGCCCACCCCCGAAAGCTCATCGAGGGCGGTCATCAGATCGAATCGGCATCGGCCTCGTCGGGCATGACTGCGAGGTCCGAGGTGCGCTCGTGATAGCGTACCTCGGCGAACAGCGATTCCGCATGGTCTCTCGCCGCTACCAGGGCCGCGTGGGCGGCAACCGGGACGGTACCGGTGAATCCAAACTGCAGAACCGTTCGCTCCGGTGTCTCGAATCCGTCAATCCAATCCCGGAATGCGGCGACGTCTTCCGGTCCATTGATATCCCAGTCCCGGTTCACGAATTGCCAGTCCGAAACGAATACGGGCGTCACTTTCGGGTCGGCGTGGTGTTCCAGTTCGACGATCAGACCCCTGCCCGAGTCCACTTCGTCGAAGTCCGTCGCGACCGGCGCGCCCGAATACCAGACTCGCGGATCCACCTCGGTGACGCTATGCCGGTCACCGAGGGCGAGGTAGTGGAACTTGTCTGCCGATATCGCGGTTCCAACCGACCCCAGGTCGATGACGGCAGGATTCAACGCAACCGGCGACAGCGTGGAAACGGCACCGTGTGCGACCGCCACGCGGAATCCAGGTGCCGGGGCCATATCGCGTGACATCTCCGCGACGAGATCACTGAGCGGATGTTTCCCGAATCAGGGGGCGCCCACGACCTCGACCTGCTCGAGGCCGGGAACCTTCATGGGTCGGGATTCCCCGATGAGGTGTACGTGACCGGGACAATGCGCCACGAATGTCCTGTGCTTGAAAACCGTCCCGGCATCCAGGGGGGCGTGATTGCCGGGCAGCAGAAACACGGGGACCGGCACGGCCTCGAACGCCTTCAGCGCCCTGATCACCGTCTGCGCGGCGACCTGGTTCGATTCGAAGATGTCTCCCGCCACGACCATGAACTGCACCCCGTGCCCGGTCGCCAGGGTTCCCAGGCGCCGAATCGCATCGATCCGGTCCTGGGTGAACCGGTGCTGGGCACCGTCGCCGAGATACCAGCGGGTCATACCAAGCTGGAGGTCGCTGGGATGGAGGAATCGGACGGTCATATGACGTGGCGCTTCTCGAATACAGGACAGGGGATGACTAATGGCTCAAGATTAACATTGAGAAACGGGATTGCCTCGAGACGTCTCTTCCCTGGATCCCGCGCCGACAGCGAACCGCTAACATACACCTGGCACGAACGTTCTACGGGAGGCCACAAGCTCCCGATTCCGAAAATTATCGCGGGGCCGCAGGGACATTCATCACTTCCCCCGCCGGGTCGGACGCGCATAAAATACCCCTGCAATAAAACATAGAAATGTTCTTAGGCGATTGCCGGAAATTGGCATACCAGATCGCGCCGGATTTTCGTTCGTCATCAAGGCGCGACAACAGGCGCATCGTCGAACGATGGAACGGTTGTCGCAACACGGAGGACGGGCGACAAAGACAAGCAGAATGGTATGTCATTTGACAGAAATCGCCTTTAATTCGCGATCCCATCAGGAGGAAGGGAACCACCATGAAAACCCTGTCCCGCACGCTCATCGGTCTGGTCATCCCGGTGTGGTTGTTCCCGTCCACCGGGTTCTCCGAGGAGGCGGCAGCCACGAAAGCGGATGACGAAGAGAAACCCAAGACGGTCCATCACATCAAGCCGGAGGCCTGCAAGAAGTGCCACGAGGAGATCTACCTGCAATGGAGCGACTCCATGCACGCCAACAGCAGCGCCCTGAAAGATCCGATTCACGGCGCCTTCTACAAGAATGTGATGGGCGATCCGACCCAGGAGGGTGTGCGCGGTCCGCAGATCCCCGTCAAGAAGGACAAGTATCCGGTCTGCCTGAAGTGCCACGCCCCGGTCGCGGCTATCGACAAGAAGACGAAGCTGGACGCCAAGAAGGCCTACGGGGACGGCGTGAGCTGCGTGACCTGCCATTCGTTCACCGCCTTCAAGGGCGTGGACTCGCCCTCAGGCAAGCCCCAGTACGGCGTCGACGCCTACGAATATGACACCGAGACCCTCTATGGCCCCTCCGGCATCACCTACACCACCGAACGCGTAGCCGAGGACGCCGAATGGCCCACACCGGTGCACCATCCGCAACCCATGAAGGGTAACAAGGCAGCGCTTTTCAAGAGCAACGACGCCTGCATGGGCTGCCACGACAAGCGCAAGAACTTTCACGGCACACCGCTGTGCCTCACGGGCGCCGAATACGCGAAGGGCGAGACCTTCATCAATTGCCAGGCCTGTCACATGCCGATCGT encodes the following:
- a CDS encoding metallophosphoesterase, which produces MTVRFLHPSDLQLGMTRWYLGDGAQHRFTQDRIDAIRRLGTLATGHGVQFMVVAGDIFESNQVAAQTVIRALKAFEAVPVPVFLLPGNHAPLDAGTVFKHRTFVAHCPGHVHLIGESRPMKVPGLEQVEVVGAP
- a CDS encoding cytochrome c family protein, with translation MKTLSRTLIGLVIPVWLFPSTGFSEEAAATKADDEEKPKTVHHIKPEACKKCHEEIYLQWSDSMHANSSALKDPIHGAFYKNVMGDPTQEGVRGPQIPVKKDKYPVCLKCHAPVAAIDKKTKLDAKKAYGDGVSCVTCHSFTAFKGVDSPSGKPQYGVDAYEYDTETLYGPSGITYTTERVAEDAEWPTPVHHPQPMKGNKAALFKSNDACMGCHDKRKNFHGTPLCLTGAEYAKGETFINCQACHMPIVTVPKLDKGEIVEGQTVTIADHSMAGGHDGKMVTRGIAMTMDIKKVGDVIHANLTVHNRLPHSYPTGAPFRNFYIKVAAYDKDGKELWKNYEIHPIKDDPKSAFWYTIGDVEKRKPTSPPYATGVLKDTRLAPNETRELTYEIPANDQIAIIRAEALYDLLLPPIKAKNKGKLPDELLQPKLAASAEVRI